Proteins encoded within one genomic window of Actinoplanes octamycinicus:
- a CDS encoding potassium channel family protein, translated as MPGPKRWWLPGRDEERPREARRWTRIAVAVQGPPTVFLILRRMRAPLIVLITIFAVSVLGLTLIPGQDDAGQPARMGFFDAFYFMSYTATTIGYGEIPHAFTGGQRLWVTATIYLTVIGWAYAIGSLLTLLQDRAFRQALALQRFTRTVARLREPFLLIAGYGQTGRLLGRELDALGRRLVVIDTDAERVDALDIDAYRSDVPGLAGDARNPQTMEHAGLGHPYCEGVLALTDDDEVNLAVTMTAALVRPELPVIARVVSPAVEHRMAAFGSPTVVNPFDRYGDHLRLALRAPASYQLMTWLESGPGAELPERAQPPRAGRWVLCGYGRFGRELTEDLHAEGLTVTAIDLRAETGDEPWVIAGDGSEPHVMAAADLVGAVGFVAGTENDTTNLSLVAAARHINPDLFVVSRQNRPETAPLFAAMRIDSLLVPAEVVAHEIYAQLSTPLLWRFLREMPALGDEWARTMVDRLQQRCGHRLPWLWRTTLDASEAPALHRWLRDGQATLGDLLRHPDDREQRLDIVPLLIQRDGQATLGPADDEVLQPGDEILLAGHPWDQRALLDTLTIDSASQYVRSGHRVPASWIWRRLTRSGR; from the coding sequence GTGCCCGGACCGAAACGGTGGTGGCTGCCCGGCCGTGACGAGGAGCGACCGCGCGAGGCGCGCCGCTGGACGCGGATCGCCGTCGCCGTCCAGGGTCCGCCGACGGTCTTCCTGATCCTGCGCCGGATGCGGGCACCGCTGATCGTCCTGATCACGATCTTCGCGGTCAGCGTGCTGGGCCTGACGCTGATTCCCGGCCAGGACGACGCCGGGCAGCCGGCCCGGATGGGCTTCTTCGACGCGTTCTACTTCATGAGCTACACGGCCACGACCATCGGGTACGGCGAGATCCCGCACGCGTTCACCGGCGGCCAGCGGCTCTGGGTGACGGCGACCATCTACCTCACCGTCATCGGATGGGCCTACGCGATCGGCTCGCTGCTGACGCTGCTGCAGGACCGCGCGTTCCGGCAGGCGCTCGCACTGCAGCGGTTCACGCGTACGGTCGCCCGGCTCCGCGAGCCGTTCCTGCTGATCGCCGGGTACGGGCAGACCGGCCGGCTGCTGGGCCGCGAGCTCGACGCGCTCGGCCGCCGGCTCGTGGTGATCGACACCGACGCGGAGCGGGTGGACGCGCTGGACATCGACGCCTACCGCTCCGACGTGCCGGGGCTGGCCGGTGACGCCCGCAACCCGCAGACGATGGAGCACGCGGGGCTCGGCCACCCGTACTGCGAAGGGGTGTTGGCCCTGACCGACGACGACGAGGTGAACCTGGCGGTCACCATGACGGCCGCACTGGTGCGACCCGAGCTGCCGGTGATCGCCCGCGTGGTGTCCCCGGCCGTCGAGCACCGGATGGCCGCGTTCGGGTCGCCCACGGTGGTGAACCCGTTCGACCGGTACGGGGACCATCTACGGCTCGCCTTGCGCGCCCCGGCGTCGTACCAGTTGATGACCTGGCTGGAGAGCGGGCCGGGGGCCGAACTGCCGGAGCGGGCCCAGCCGCCGCGGGCCGGGCGCTGGGTGCTGTGCGGCTACGGCCGGTTCGGCCGGGAGCTCACCGAGGACCTGCACGCCGAGGGCCTCACCGTCACCGCGATCGACCTCCGGGCGGAAACCGGGGACGAGCCGTGGGTCATCGCCGGCGACGGCTCCGAGCCGCACGTCATGGCCGCTGCCGATCTGGTGGGGGCGGTCGGCTTCGTGGCCGGTACGGAGAACGACACCACCAACCTGTCACTGGTCGCCGCCGCCCGCCACATCAACCCCGACCTGTTCGTCGTGTCCCGGCAGAACCGGCCGGAGACGGCGCCACTGTTCGCCGCCATGCGGATCGACTCGCTGCTGGTGCCGGCCGAGGTGGTCGCGCATGAGATCTACGCGCAGCTGAGCACCCCGCTGCTGTGGCGCTTCCTGCGGGAGATGCCGGCCCTCGGCGACGAATGGGCCCGCACCATGGTCGACCGCCTGCAGCAGCGTTGCGGGCACCGCCTGCCCTGGTTGTGGCGCACGACGCTGGACGCGAGCGAGGCCCCGGCGCTCCACCGCTGGCTGCGCGACGGGCAGGCGACACTCGGCGATCTCCTGCGCCATCCCGACGACCGGGAGCAGCGCCTCGACATCGTCCCGCTGCTGATCCAGCGCGACGGGCAGGCCACGCTCGGGCCCGCCGACGACGAGGTGCTGCAGCCCGGCGACGAGATCCTGCTCGCCGGGCACCCGTGGGACCAGCGAGCGCTGCTGGACACGCTGACCATCGACTCCGCGAGCCAATACGTCCGGTCCGGCCACCGCGTCCCGGCAAGCTGGATCTGGCGACGCCTGACCCGCTCGGGCCGCTAG
- a CDS encoding DUF6394 family protein: MSLEKVIFGFFVLLAATLNFGFFIGDLADPKLHNEYELFAAVVVNLIATVLKFGDRTQIGAVHLATSLVADLQLIAATLAWTWATQVSAGGLNGESMAAVVSLSGGALLANIVSVVLLVIETVSFQRR, from the coding sequence ATGAGTCTGGAAAAAGTGATCTTCGGGTTCTTCGTGCTGCTCGCGGCGACGCTGAACTTCGGTTTCTTCATCGGTGACCTCGCCGATCCGAAGCTGCACAACGAGTACGAGCTGTTCGCCGCCGTCGTGGTGAACCTGATCGCCACCGTGCTGAAGTTCGGCGACCGCACGCAGATCGGCGCGGTGCACCTGGCCACCAGCCTGGTGGCCGACCTGCAGTTGATCGCCGCCACCCTGGCCTGGACCTGGGCGACACAGGTCTCGGCGGGCGGGCTGAACGGCGAGTCGATGGCCGCCGTGGTGTCGCTGTCCGGCGGCGCCCTGCTGGCCAACATCGTCTCGGTCGTGCTGCTGGTCATCGAGACCGTCTCCTTCCAGCGGCGCTGA
- a CDS encoding GGDEF domain-containing protein: MKSVRHLVDRTRASDPAVLSGCTVGLLFVFGGVFTFFTLLFPTPPGFHPVAVISLATFAVIFGLVALTLPWARIPRLVRLAIGPGAMAVIAAHNIAAGLDAFRYGMLFFLVFIWLGLCEPRGTSVLMSPFILAAYLLPLLGHGASSSALSSTSYAVPLYLAVGEVLAWRSAGLRQVQERLQHLATHDPLTDLPNRAMFGRALDRARVDHSTISVLFLDLDGFKQINDRFGHAAGDDVLLGVAGVLRGLARTGSSDLPCRLAGDEFVMLLPNTELADARPVADRVVARLAALTGPDGNPLRGSVGVAGGRATESEQILAAADQAMYAAKRAGTGPVTVACAA; this comes from the coding sequence ATGAAGAGTGTCCGGCACCTTGTGGATCGGACCCGGGCGAGCGATCCGGCGGTCCTGAGCGGCTGCACGGTCGGCCTGCTGTTCGTCTTCGGCGGCGTCTTCACGTTCTTCACGCTGCTCTTCCCGACGCCGCCGGGCTTCCACCCGGTCGCCGTGATCTCCCTGGCCACCTTCGCGGTGATCTTCGGCCTGGTGGCGCTGACCCTGCCGTGGGCCCGGATCCCGCGGCTGGTCCGCCTCGCGATCGGGCCGGGCGCCATGGCCGTCATCGCGGCGCACAACATCGCGGCGGGGCTCGACGCCTTCCGCTACGGCATGCTGTTCTTCCTGGTCTTCATCTGGCTCGGCCTGTGCGAGCCGCGGGGAACCAGCGTGCTGATGAGCCCGTTCATCCTGGCCGCGTACCTGCTCCCGCTGCTCGGCCACGGCGCGTCCTCGTCGGCACTGTCCTCGACCAGCTATGCCGTCCCGCTCTACCTCGCGGTCGGTGAGGTGCTCGCGTGGCGGAGCGCCGGCCTGCGCCAGGTCCAGGAGCGCCTGCAGCATCTGGCGACCCATGACCCACTGACCGACCTGCCGAACCGGGCCATGTTCGGGCGGGCGCTCGACCGGGCCCGCGTCGACCACAGCACGATCTCCGTGCTGTTTCTGGACCTGGACGGGTTCAAGCAGATCAACGACCGGTTCGGCCACGCGGCCGGGGACGACGTCCTGCTGGGCGTGGCCGGCGTCCTGCGGGGCCTGGCCCGGACCGGGTCGAGTGACCTGCCGTGCCGGCTGGCCGGGGACGAGTTCGTGATGCTCCTGCCGAATACCGAGCTGGCCGACGCCCGGCCGGTCGCGGACCGCGTGGTGGCCCGGCTGGCCGCCCTCACCGGCCCGGACGGCAACCCGCTGCGGGGCAGCGTCGGCGTCGCCGGCGGCCGGGCCACCGAGTCCGAGCAGATCCTGGCGGCCGCGGACCAGGCGATGTACGCGGCCAAGCGCGCCGGAACCGGCCCGGTGACGGTCGCCTGCGCGGCCTGA
- a CDS encoding NAD(P)-dependent alcohol dehydrogenase, with protein sequence MRAMVYDRYGPPAVLRLEEVPVPVPGAGRVLVKVAATSINLSDWECLHGTPLYARVGGLRAPARRILGSDIAGWVEAVGPDVTQFCPGDPVYGDNLQAKGGFAEYAIVPEPALAAKPAALSFAQASAIPQAGAIAWQGTAGAATGRRVLINGAGGGSGSFAIPLAKRLGAHVTGVDNAGKLDFMRSLGADQVLDYRHTDFTRTGPYDLILDLVAHRSVFAYRRALAPGGRYRCVGGSVSTLLRVLTAGTVAGRLTGRRLGVLAVKEGPRHFGPVAELCAGGELDIHIDRTFPLERTPEALARVGEGHAVGKVVVQASF encoded by the coding sequence ATGCGAGCAATGGTGTACGACCGGTACGGGCCGCCCGCCGTGCTCCGGCTCGAGGAAGTCCCCGTGCCGGTCCCCGGCGCCGGCCGGGTCCTCGTCAAGGTCGCGGCAACGTCGATCAATCTGAGCGACTGGGAGTGCCTGCACGGCACGCCGCTGTACGCGCGCGTCGGCGGGCTGCGCGCTCCGGCACGCCGCATCCTGGGCTCCGACATCGCCGGCTGGGTCGAGGCCGTCGGGCCGGACGTCACCCAGTTTTGCCCCGGCGATCCGGTGTACGGCGACAACCTGCAGGCCAAGGGTGGTTTCGCCGAGTACGCGATCGTTCCGGAACCGGCGCTGGCGGCGAAGCCCGCGGCGCTGTCCTTCGCGCAGGCGTCGGCAATCCCGCAGGCCGGAGCGATCGCCTGGCAGGGCACCGCCGGAGCCGCGACTGGGCGCCGAGTCCTGATCAACGGCGCGGGCGGCGGCTCCGGGTCATTCGCGATCCCGCTCGCCAAACGGCTCGGCGCGCACGTCACCGGCGTCGACAACGCCGGCAAGCTGGACTTCATGCGGTCGCTCGGCGCCGACCAGGTGCTCGATTACCGCCACACCGACTTCACCCGCACCGGGCCGTACGATCTGATCCTCGACCTGGTCGCCCACCGCTCGGTGTTCGCCTACCGCCGGGCGCTGGCGCCCGGCGGCCGCTACCGATGCGTCGGCGGTTCGGTGTCGACGCTGCTGCGCGTGCTGACGGCCGGCACGGTCGCCGGCCGGCTCACCGGTCGCCGGCTGGGCGTGCTCGCCGTCAAGGAGGGCCCGCGGCACTTCGGCCCGGTGGCCGAGCTCTGCGCCGGCGGCGAGCTCGACATTCACATCGACCGCACGTTTCCGCTTGAGCGGACGCCCGAGGCGCTGGCCCGGGTGGGTGAGGGGCACGCCGTGGGCAAGGTCGTCGTCCAGGCAAGCTTCTGA
- a CDS encoding TIGR04013 family B12-binding domain/radical SAM domain-containing protein: MSAPELVLVLRYRKAVTYGFHALLGALGEHETRTRYEVRFGETVQETARHIREAGDVRTLVLWSFYSPDAAALADELKQIRALADGPRVTHLAGGVHATAEPVQTLDAGWDMAAIGEGESTLLSLVDAKGDPAGITGLAYRDATGKLIRTGKAKQRPLDDFPGFALKWDRFNALEITRGCIYACRFCQTPFMFSARFRHRSLANVRWHVDQMRARGLRDVRFITPTALSYGTQTDEPDLAAVEELLASCREGIGPNGRVFFGSFPSEIRPEHVSREALRLVKKYCDNNNIIVGAQSGSDRVLDAAKRGHGVEEVKRAARLGIEEGFRINVDMIFGMPGEGEQDVADSLKLARELAELGARIHAHTFMPLPGTPWRDAPAGDVDPETIREVDRLSQRGALYGHWQKQRDHAARLAAAAEAYPRPGRSRTLLPTVPPRAAADEGCSTC, translated from the coding sequence ATGAGTGCTCCTGAGCTGGTCCTCGTGCTGCGGTACCGCAAGGCGGTGACCTACGGCTTCCACGCGCTGCTGGGCGCCTTGGGGGAGCACGAGACCCGCACCCGCTACGAGGTGCGCTTCGGCGAGACCGTGCAGGAGACCGCTCGGCACATTCGCGAGGCGGGCGATGTCCGTACGCTAGTCCTCTGGTCTTTTTATTCTCCTGACGCCGCTGCTCTGGCGGATGAGCTGAAACAGATCAGGGCGCTGGCCGACGGGCCGCGTGTCACGCATCTGGCCGGGGGAGTGCACGCGACGGCCGAGCCGGTGCAGACGCTGGATGCCGGGTGGGACATGGCGGCGATCGGGGAGGGCGAGTCGACGCTGCTCAGCCTGGTCGACGCGAAGGGCGACCCGGCCGGGATCACCGGACTGGCCTATCGGGACGCGACCGGCAAACTGATCAGGACGGGTAAGGCAAAGCAGCGGCCCCTCGACGACTTCCCGGGCTTCGCACTGAAATGGGACCGGTTCAACGCCCTCGAAATCACCCGTGGCTGCATTTACGCCTGTCGATTCTGTCAGACGCCGTTCATGTTCTCGGCGCGGTTCCGGCACCGCAGTCTGGCGAACGTGCGCTGGCACGTCGACCAGATGCGGGCGCGAGGGCTGCGCGACGTCCGATTCATCACGCCGACCGCGCTGAGCTACGGCACCCAGACCGACGAGCCGGACCTGGCCGCGGTCGAGGAACTGCTGGCCAGCTGCCGGGAGGGGATCGGGCCGAACGGGCGGGTGTTCTTCGGATCGTTCCCCAGCGAGATCCGGCCCGAGCACGTCAGCCGGGAGGCGTTGCGGCTGGTCAAGAAGTACTGCGACAACAACAACATCATCGTGGGGGCGCAGTCCGGGTCGGACCGGGTGCTCGACGCGGCCAAGCGCGGCCACGGGGTCGAGGAGGTCAAGCGGGCGGCCCGGCTCGGGATCGAGGAAGGGTTCCGGATCAACGTCGACATGATCTTCGGGATGCCGGGGGAGGGCGAGCAGGACGTGGCCGACTCCTTGAAGCTGGCCCGGGAGCTGGCCGAGCTCGGTGCGCGGATCCACGCGCACACGTTCATGCCGCTGCCCGGGACGCCGTGGCGGGACGCGCCGGCCGGGGACGTCGACCCGGAGACGATCCGCGAGGTGGACCGGTTGTCGCAGCGTGGAGCGCTCTACGGGCACTGGCAGAAGCAGCGGGATCACGCGGCTCGGCTGGCCGCGGCGGCGGAGGCCTATCCGCGGCCCGGCCGGAGCCGGACGCTGCTGCCCACCGTGCCGCCCCGGGCGGCGGCCGATGAGGGCTGCTCGACCTGCTGA
- a CDS encoding MerR family transcriptional regulator codes for MTHISIGAFGAATGLSIAALRHYDEVGLLKPADVDPSTGYRRYAPAQVDQARLICGLRALDLPIDQIRAVLGRPADIKEALDTHRERLVDQIRELTQRVRAVDEFLERGSSVPAFQDVRPVQISIRVRDIEAAAAFYARAFDAVHQPEIASLRFGSYRSDRFFLITLVEGGSGSARLGLLVDAVDRAHAQALAAGAEEISPPTDYAWKPRTSAVRDPDGNLIELYQGWGPADAVAA; via the coding sequence GTGACGCACATCAGCATCGGCGCGTTCGGCGCCGCCACCGGCCTGTCCATCGCCGCCCTTCGCCACTATGACGAGGTCGGCCTGCTCAAACCCGCCGATGTGGACCCGTCCACCGGCTACCGCCGCTATGCCCCGGCCCAGGTCGACCAGGCCCGGCTGATCTGCGGGCTTCGTGCGCTGGATCTGCCGATCGACCAGATCCGGGCCGTTCTCGGCCGGCCGGCTGACATCAAGGAGGCCCTCGACACCCACCGGGAGCGTCTGGTCGACCAGATCCGGGAGCTGACCCAGCGGGTCCGGGCGGTCGACGAGTTCCTCGAGCGCGGCTCCTCGGTGCCGGCCTTCCAGGACGTGCGCCCGGTGCAGATCAGCATCCGGGTCCGCGACATCGAGGCCGCGGCCGCCTTCTACGCCCGGGCGTTCGACGCCGTGCACCAGCCGGAGATCGCCTCGCTCCGGTTCGGCAGCTATCGCAGCGACCGCTTCTTCCTGATCACCCTGGTCGAGGGTGGATCCGGGTCGGCGCGTCTCGGTCTGCTGGTCGACGCGGTGGACCGGGCACACGCGCAGGCCCTGGCGGCCGGCGCCGAGGAGATCAGCCCGCCCACCGACTACGCGTGGAAACCGCGCACCTCCGCCGTCCGCGACCCGGATGGAAACCTGATCGAGCTCTACCAGGGATGGGGGCCGGCCGATGCGGTGGCGGCATGA
- a CDS encoding DUF3152 domain-containing protein: MPPVPAEVTSAPPARISYPAAGDGRFAVASGETAAPAGKKGALLRYQVAVERDIHGVSADEFAGTVTGTLRDPRSWTAGGEWRLQRVGPGAHADFVVRLVTPKTRDAICAGAKDGYTSCRTGDKVVINVARWVKGVPDYGAGLDTYRQYVINHEVGHRLHQAHELCPAEGDPAPVMQQQTLGLHGCVPNAWPFLNGDRYRGRIGAYDDKVPPRDKGNL, encoded by the coding sequence GTGCCACCCGTCCCGGCGGAGGTGACGTCGGCGCCACCGGCACGGATCAGCTATCCGGCGGCCGGCGACGGGAGATTCGCGGTCGCCTCGGGGGAGACCGCGGCCCCGGCCGGCAAGAAGGGTGCGCTGTTGCGCTACCAGGTCGCCGTGGAGCGCGACATCCACGGTGTCTCCGCTGACGAGTTCGCCGGCACGGTGACCGGGACGCTGCGGGATCCGCGCAGTTGGACCGCGGGCGGTGAGTGGCGGCTCCAGCGGGTGGGGCCGGGGGCGCACGCCGACTTCGTGGTGCGCCTGGTGACTCCGAAGACCCGGGATGCGATCTGCGCCGGGGCGAAGGACGGGTACACGTCCTGTCGTACCGGGGACAAGGTGGTGATCAACGTGGCCCGCTGGGTCAAGGGCGTCCCCGACTACGGCGCTGGCCTGGACACCTATCGGCAATACGTGATCAACCACGAGGTCGGTCACCGGCTCCACCAGGCGCACGAGCTGTGCCCGGCCGAGGGGGACCCGGCTCCGGTCATGCAGCAGCAGACGCTCGGCCTGCACGGCTGCGTCCCCAACGCCTGGCCGTTCCTCAACGGCGACCGGTATCGGGGCCGGATCGGCGCCTACGACGACAAGGTCCCACCCCGCGACAAAGGAAACCTGTAG
- a CDS encoding DedA family protein: MGWLGDWLGGLPPVLVYAVVAALVAGEAALIAGVLLPSATGLIALGLLANAGVVDVIPSLVVATAAAVLGGTLGYHQAARTARRTPANSAPTEATAPAGTTTTIPAGTGAALPDRTTADTAGTGASLPDRTTACTASTAAPNRTTASTAAPDRTTASISAPDRTTASTAAPDRTTASISAPDRTTASTAGADRTTASNTSAPHFGGATSARTSSSTGASSAGAERPRSGKLAKHWARAERLFVRYGGRAIFLGQWVVGARTLMPRLAGRNGVPYRRFAAWHTPSATLWAVWMVGASYLAGASYQVLAARAGRAAGALTTLTLIVAGLILAGRWLGRHPFPVRPPHRTSPIQGFAARWHPAVTAAVSLSLLTALALLLIEVIPPVVRFSGLAAADEALATWSRSQWTSDGYLFALSTATSLSPRIPLTLAVAVALVRLWWPHRPPALCRSPRPTPQAPTRTTPHPAPHTPASTTPHPAPHTPASTTPHPAPHNPAHAASHPAPHTPAGTTPQPAPHTPAGTTPQPAPHNPAHAASHPTPHPAGTTPQPAPQNPGRTTSHPAPDTPTRTEQRTGTNSRAAVHRLGAWLRSGLEAWKRHGLWSGLFKVAGPVLPAVVLETALAVIPHSGWRATDHLVFPSPVEFDGPVPLDAAAAALADMSAAATVQTAAALGLLAWLLSHGLPWKWQVTVWTSASVVIVTGAGCWVYLGWGRLSETVAAVLLGAAWAALNAAIWSSRTTPAPTPTAPAAANPTPELAPAPA; encoded by the coding sequence GTGGGATGGCTCGGCGACTGGCTCGGCGGCCTCCCGCCGGTGTTGGTGTACGCGGTGGTAGCGGCCCTGGTGGCCGGCGAGGCAGCACTGATCGCCGGCGTGCTCCTCCCGTCCGCGACCGGCCTGATCGCCCTGGGCCTGCTGGCCAACGCCGGCGTGGTCGACGTGATCCCGTCCCTCGTGGTAGCGACAGCCGCCGCCGTCCTGGGCGGCACCCTCGGCTACCACCAAGCCGCCCGCACCGCACGAAGAACGCCGGCGAACTCCGCTCCCACCGAAGCCACCGCCCCAGCCGGCACCACCACCACAATCCCCGCCGGCACCGGAGCCGCACTGCCCGACCGCACCACCGCCGACACCGCCGGCACTGGAGCCTCACTGCCCGACCGCACCACCGCCTGCACCGCCAGCACCGCGGCCCCCAACCGCACCACCGCCAGCACCGCGGCTCCGGACCGCACCACCGCCAGCATCTCGGCTCCGGACCGCACCACCGCCAGCACCGCGGCTCCGGACCGCACCACCGCCAGCATCTCGGCTCCGGACCGCACCACCGCCAGCACCGCGGGCGCGGACCGCACCACCGCCTCCAACACCAGCGCCCCGCACTTTGGCGGCGCCACCTCCGCCCGCACCTCTTCCTCCACCGGCGCATCGTCGGCGGGAGCCGAGCGGCCACGGTCCGGCAAGCTCGCCAAGCACTGGGCCCGAGCCGAGCGCCTCTTCGTCCGCTACGGCGGCCGGGCGATCTTCCTCGGACAGTGGGTGGTCGGCGCCCGCACGCTGATGCCCCGGCTGGCCGGCCGCAACGGCGTGCCCTACCGCCGCTTCGCCGCCTGGCACACCCCATCGGCCACGCTCTGGGCGGTCTGGATGGTCGGCGCGAGCTACCTGGCCGGCGCCAGCTACCAGGTTTTGGCCGCCCGCGCCGGGCGAGCCGCCGGCGCCTTGACCACCCTCACCCTGATCGTCGCCGGCCTGATCCTCGCGGGCCGCTGGCTCGGAAGACACCCCTTCCCGGTACGCCCACCGCACCGCACGTCCCCGATCCAGGGTTTCGCCGCCCGCTGGCACCCCGCCGTCACCGCCGCCGTCAGCCTGTCCCTGCTCACCGCCCTCGCCCTGCTCCTGATCGAAGTCATCCCCCCGGTGGTCCGCTTCAGCGGCCTGGCCGCCGCCGACGAAGCCCTCGCCACCTGGTCCCGCTCCCAGTGGACCTCCGACGGCTACCTCTTCGCCCTCTCCACCGCCACGTCACTGTCCCCCAGAATCCCCTTGACCCTGGCCGTCGCCGTGGCTCTCGTCCGCCTGTGGTGGCCCCACCGCCCACCCGCCCTCTGCCGCAGTCCCCGCCCCACACCCCAAGCCCCGACCCGCACCACCCCCCACCCCGCACCTCACACCCCGGCCAGCACCACCCCCCACCCCGCACCTCACACCCCGGCCAGCACCACCCCCCACCCCGCACCTCACAACCCGGCCCACGCCGCTTCCCACCCCGCACCTCACACCCCGGCGGGCACCACTCCCCAGCCAGCACCTCACACCCCGGCGGGCACCACTCCCCAGCCGGCACCTCACAACCCGGCCCACGCCGCTTCCCACCCCACGCCTCACCCGGCGGGCACCACTCCCCAACCGGCACCTCAGAACCCGGGCCGCACCACTTCCCACCCCGCGCCGGACACCCCCACCCGCACCGAACAGCGCACCGGGACCAACTCCCGCGCGGCAGTTCACCGGCTGGGCGCCTGGCTGCGCAGCGGACTCGAAGCCTGGAAGCGCCACGGCCTCTGGTCCGGTCTGTTCAAGGTGGCCGGCCCAGTCCTCCCCGCCGTGGTCCTGGAGACCGCACTCGCCGTCATCCCGCACTCCGGCTGGCGGGCCACAGACCACTTGGTCTTCCCCTCGCCCGTGGAATTCGACGGGCCGGTGCCGCTGGACGCCGCAGCCGCCGCCCTGGCCGACATGTCCGCCGCCGCCACCGTGCAGACCGCCGCAGCCCTCGGTCTCCTCGCCTGGCTGCTCTCCCACGGCCTGCCCTGGAAGTGGCAGGTCACCGTCTGGACCTCGGCCTCAGTCGTCATCGTCACCGGCGCCGGCTGCTGGGTCTACCTGGGCTGGGGCCGCCTGAGCGAAACCGTCGCCGCCGTCCTCCTGGGCGCCGCCTGGGCCGCCCTCAACGCCGCCATCTGGTCCTCCCGAACCACCCCCGCCCCCACCCCCACCGCCCCCGCCGCCGCGAACCCCACTCCCGAACTCGCCCCCGCCCCGGCCTGA
- a CDS encoding 4-hydroxybenzoate 3-monooxygenase: MRTQVAIIGAGPAGLLLSHLLAQGGVDSVVLETRSEDYVAARIRAGILEHSSVELLESVGLGGRLRAEGDEHRGIYLQWPGVRQHLDFVNLTGRSVWVYGQTEVQKDLIAARRAGGQEIHYEVADVALHDIESSSPYVTYTDKSGESARLDALVIAGCDGSFGPSRAAVPAAQTFEKVYPYSWFGILADVAPSTDELIYAWHPNGFALHSMRSATVSRLYLQVPNGTDPASWSDDRIWDELATRLGHGQNGWKLTPGPITDKSVLPMRSYVQTPMRHGNLFLAGDAAHIVPPTGAKGLNLAIADVALLGKALVARFRENDTRLADAYSDAAQRRVWRCTHFSWWMTTMLHTSGDPFDAELQLSQLRWVASNEAGATGLAENYAGLPINY; this comes from the coding sequence ATGCGTACCCAGGTCGCCATCATCGGCGCGGGCCCGGCGGGCCTGCTTCTCTCCCATCTGCTCGCCCAGGGCGGCGTCGACTCCGTGGTCCTGGAGACCCGCTCGGAGGACTACGTCGCGGCCCGGATCCGGGCCGGCATCCTGGAGCACTCCAGCGTCGAGCTGCTCGAGTCGGTGGGGCTGGGCGGGCGGCTGCGCGCCGAGGGGGACGAGCACCGGGGCATCTACCTGCAGTGGCCGGGGGTGCGGCAGCACCTGGACTTCGTGAACCTGACCGGGCGGTCGGTCTGGGTCTACGGGCAGACGGAGGTGCAGAAGGATTTGATCGCCGCGCGGCGGGCGGGGGGTCAGGAGATCCACTACGAGGTGGCCGATGTTGCTCTCCACGACATTGAGTCATCCTCTCCTTACGTCACCTATACCGATAAAAGCGGCGAGAGTGCACGACTGGACGCCTTGGTGATCGCCGGCTGTGACGGCTCCTTCGGCCCGTCCCGCGCCGCGGTTCCGGCCGCCCAGACGTTCGAGAAGGTCTACCCCTACTCCTGGTTCGGCATCCTCGCCGACGTCGCGCCGTCCACCGATGAGCTGATCTACGCCTGGCATCCGAACGGCTTCGCCCTGCACTCGATGCGCTCCGCCACGGTCAGCCGCCTCTACCTGCAGGTGCCCAACGGCACCGACCCGGCATCGTGGTCCGACGACCGGATCTGGGACGAGCTGGCCACCCGCCTCGGCCACGGGCAGAACGGCTGGAAGCTCACCCCCGGCCCGATCACCGACAAGAGCGTGCTGCCGATGCGCAGCTACGTGCAGACCCCGATGCGGCACGGCAACCTCTTCCTGGCCGGCGACGCCGCGCACATCGTCCCGCCGACCGGCGCGAAGGGGCTGAACCTGGCGATCGCCGACGTCGCGCTGCTCGGCAAGGCGCTGGTCGCCCGGTTCCGGGAGAACGACACGCGGCTCGCCGACGCCTATTCGGACGCCGCGCAGCGCCGGGTCTGGCGGTGCACCCACTTCTCCTGGTGGATGACCACGATGCTGCACACCTCCGGCGACCCGTTCGACGCCGAGCTGCAACTCTCCCAGTTGCGCTGGGTGGCGTCCAACGAGGCCGGCGCGACCGGCCTCGCCGAGAACTACGCCGGCCTGCCGATCAACTACTGA